Sequence from the Ictalurus furcatus strain D&B chromosome 25, Billie_1.0, whole genome shotgun sequence genome:
TGGTCCCAGTCTGAATACCGGGGAAACCCCCTCCTAAAGACGCATGCTGCCTTGAAAGCCTATAACAGTTATGGGTGGATATTTGGGGTGGGGAGGGGGCAGTCATCACTAGTTAATGGAACCAATTGTGAGGGGGAATAGCTCATGGTTCAAGAAAACTAGatatagtggatataaaaagtctacacacccctgttaaaatggcaggtttttgtggtgtaaatttaaaaaaaaaaattgagataaAATCACGTCAGAACCTTTtccacctttattgtgaaattttaagcTACACATTAACAAGCATCATGTTGAGGGCTGGGTGTTGATCACTAAAGGTGAAAAaggatctgattttttttttttacatcacaaaaacctgccattgtaacaggggtgtgtagacgttttatatccactgtagctAGCTGACTGGCTACTGGTAACGAGTAATGACTTTGTACATAAAGTACTGCAATAACAGGAATGGATTCCTTAAGCAACAGAAGTGAGAATTTTTAAGGGTTGCTTGTTATTACTAGAGGCAAGGACAAGCACTTGCTAGCGGACATTAACTCGCTCTCATGCCTCGGTGTGGCTCCTTCTGTCAGGTTTACCGGGTATGGGGTTTCTCTGGTCCctttttttgtgccaaatacaaacaaaattgtCGTTTTCTTTAGCATCTTCTTCAGCAAAAGACCCAGTAACACTTTCAAATCTATTTCATATTCTGCTGGCTGCACACTCGGAAATATCCACCATTTTTCTGTGGTGTAAAGACCAATTTAGCTCAACCTGATTTGCAAAATGACCCGATTACCATGACGCAACCTGATGCTACTTGGTTATCCCTCCTAATTACCTGTAACAACAACCATCTTGTTATTAAAACACGTTCGTTTATCAACACGTTGCGCATTCAGAAGCTCAACAGTACATGACATTTTAGTTTTCGCAAGGCGCAGGCTTTTCCGTTTTTTTTAGTAATGTCAGAGTGACACGTCTCGCTCAGGGAGGAGGATTGGTTGATTACAGCAGGGAATCCTGCTGTGGTTGGCTGAATTACATATTGGTGTACAGCATGCTGGGTATTGTACTTTCGTTACATGGATGTGTGAAACAGGAAACCGACGCAAAATCCTGAACTCTGTTAAAATGCAGACACTAAGTGACACAAACCTGTGCAACAGAACACTACATACCATGACGaataatatacagtggtgcttgaaatttgtgaacccttcataattttaaataatgaataaagttaatgttttggaacgtccgagtcaaagtcctgaccttaatccaatagaaatgttgtggaagaacctgaagcgagcagttcatgtgaggaaacccaccaacatcccagagttgaagctgttctgtactgaggaacgggataaaactcctccaagccgatgtgcaggactgatcaacagttaccccaaacgtttatctgcagttattactgcacaaggggtcacaccacatactgaaagcacactcactcacagatgtgtcatattagatcattttcctccataaataaatgatataatattttatattattatatataacattttataatattatagtatttttgtctcatttgtttaactgggttctctttatatacttttaggacttgtgtgaaaacctgatgttttaggtcatatttatgcagaaatgtagacaattataaagggttcacaaactttcaagcaccgctgtacGAAACTAGCTTTATGCCGGAATGCTCTTTCATGCACTTTTCGTGATCAGGAAAACGCAGGTATGAAGCAacactgattaaaataaaacctcTCGGATAACGTGACTGCTATAGGTAAGGTTCTAcgtgtaataaaataaagatgtgAGGGAAGTTTTCAGTTAGGAAATATTAGGAATTATCAGAATTAGGAAATATCAAATTAAATTCAGATTTCGGCATGACTTAAATGCTGTCAAGTGAACAAAACTCACGTAATGTAAAAGTTTCGTTGTGTGTACGTATagtatatatttaatgaaaaaaaaaaaaagcgcaccTTCTCCTGTGACGTTACGCTGAAGGTATCCAGATCCGCTTCAGCTTCCGTCTCCTGGTCCTGTAAGATGTTAAAGCTTTATATCTCCGGTCCATGTGTGCACTCAGAGTACATATTAACTGGAATAAAGACAAAGCTGTACCTTCTCCAGTGGCATCGCAGGTATGAATCCCATCAGCTCATCTACCTGCTCACACGTCTTAGTCACATGTTCTAATGTTAGTGGACAAGATTAAAATGAGTGTATTAGTTCAGTTTCAGACTCGATTCATAttacacaatatacagtatatattaaaacatactgCCATTCAATTGTGCAAAACAGACCTCTCTGTTCCTCTGCTGGAGGACTCGTCTCCTCAGTTTGTACCTGATGTGATACGTACATGATTGGTTAGACTTCCGCGTAAACGCATTCTTTTATGActacacaaagacacaaactGGGACGTTAATTTACCTGGACGGTCATAGCACTGCATACGTTCTGTTCTAGTTTTGACTCAATCTCCATGGCTGTTTCTGCAGAAAGATAAAATCGTACCACAGATCCTTTTCTCccaacaatacatttttttttttaaatgaaaactctatggacataaaatattaaacaatactTAGGACAGTAAGTGTTTTCTAGTCCCATGTTTCTTTCATAGAACAAAACCATTTTGAAGCTACAACATTGTTCTGTGACTAGTCGGCAGTCGTTCTATAGTCTTCCCTAGGAATGagatgatatatttatttatttatttcctctgaGGATGATCCAAGTAGGCCCTATTACTTACTTTCAGATTCTGCCACCAAGTGACCTAAACAGGAGTCCAGCTCTTTGTCTCGAGTCTGTAGTAACAATTAAAAGTCGTCATGAGgcaatgtacaaatctttgttTAAACTCATGAACATCAAGACTGTTCTCGCTCAAATTCTTAAAACTTCACCAAGTTTACCTGTTCGTCACTGACTAGATACATCCCAGCACTAGGttcttcatccatctcttcataACCACCTATGACTTTAGATGATAAAGACTTTCAGAACATTCAAGCAAGCCAAACAATATTCTCAAGTTTAAAAGAACAAAATTTCATAAATGCTGCAGTCACATGTGATGAATCTTACCAGAACGATCTGGAGAAGCAGAACAGGTCACGGCTTCGTGCGTCGTTTCCTTTTCAGCCTGTGATGAATAACGAATACGAGTAATGCAATACCGTCCTACCTTCAGTTACACATTTTCCTTTGAACCAGCGCGAGTAAACGTAGTGCTTCTTTCCTCAAACGTAGCGCTTCTTTCCTCAATTTGCCTACTCTATTAGATAAATGTTGCGGACTTATCAATAAATTAGATGAACAAATTCATTAAGACTATTTTATATTTCagtagataaatatatatttaaatcctcttaaacatcaacacaaacatCGTCTAACCCTTCCACTGAGACACGTGAGGCCAGCCAACTGCAGCTTTTCTgactgctgcatcacagggcatcgtaaaacacttggaggaaaTCCTCcggctatctaccctcttctacatacgtgagctcacagatgcctagtgtagctgtgattgacaagggagagagagagagagaatgcccCACCCAACAATTTTGTTCTCTTTCAACACCCAGCCACGGATGGCTGCGGCACCGTCGCGACTCGGGAGCCgggttcatcatcatcaattacattaaaaaatgataattcCTTAGATAACTGCTTTACATTTGAAGGATTTTTAACAGCGTTTTGCTCCCACCACTGCTACATTCCTACATATGAATAGTTCAACAATCAGAACAGCACTTCTACGGATGGTTCATACCTGCACCGATTCTTCTGGTACAGTTTCAAAAATGTTCACCGGATCCACCAGCATCACAAAACCACGGTCCAAATGCTGTACTTGTAtgttattttgaatttaaaacatTGCTGTTCATGTGACATTCACAGTCGTGAAAACATGCTTACCGAGGTGGAATCATCAGAAATCTTTAAAGCTTGTTCTCGGGGCCAGATCACACATTCTGACCTGACTGCACCACTTTCTGCAGCCCTCCTTACGTTTCCCAAGGCTTTGGAGAAACAAAGAATCTCCATCATGCATATAAACCgtcatgtataaataaataaataaatcaatccagATTTTCACGTGACACTTACCTGATTTAATGATCTCATGATCAGACCCAGTCTTATTCTCATCGTGTTCTGAAACCGATCCATGCACTTTTTCGCAGACCTCATCACAAGACTGACCTTCTGGACATGCAGTTTCCACTTGGTTCTCATCAGTATACGCCACAGAACCTGTGAATGCTCCTTTACTCATAACGTCTGTGGAATCTAATAGGCACTCCCTGAGAACATCCACAGGGTGAACTGGAGGAATGCCCACATTTATATTTGTATCCTTTACACCGACACTTCTGCCATAATTCTCAGGCTTTTCAATGTCTGCTGACGTCAAGTAGCGATCTTCATCTTGAGAAAATCTCTCACTCACAGCAACATTTCTTTTATCCAGCATCTCTGCGGGTCCAGCTTGCTCCACATGCTCGGTCAGACCATCGCATTCTACCTGCAATTTGGGAGGAGAAATGCAAGTGCCACTGTGCAGATTCTCCGTGGCTATAAAAAGGGGGTCCTTGGGCCCTTCTATGGGTTCAGCTACACATGGAGCGGACGTTTCAGGCACAGTAGTCGAATCACAGACCGTTGCAGAAGTTGCTAGTTCAAATGATGTCCTCTTGCTATTCTGAGTCCAACATTTTTTCATTGCATCATTGATGATAAGATCGTCACATTCCAGCTGAACAAAATGAGGAGTCACCACATCGCATGAACTGGCCAATTTCACAACTGTGACTTTCAAGAGTTGGTCATTGATTAGCTCATAGAACTGATCAGCTGCCTTGTCGTCCCAGGACCCATCCAAAACATCAAAACCATCAAGCTGACAAGCAAACGCCTGAGGAGGTAAATCAGATACCTCAAATGGCAGTGGTCTAATGTCGCACATTTTAACTTTTGATTCGTTTCCATAGTCAACAAACAGAACAGAGAGTGTGTCCTTTTCAGCTGAAGTCACCTTGGCACGATACCATAGTCGGTCCTCATCGAAAAGGGCAATGCATCCACTTTCAATCGGTAGGGTTTCTATACTCAAAGTGCCACTTTCCAAATTACTACCAATCTTTTGGATTATATCAGAAATCTCCTGCAGCTTTTCTGTCTCTGCATGCTGACACCAGAAAAGCTGTGGCCCAGTAATGACTGAGGCATATACAGCAATTACCTGTCCAGTCCATATCTCAGGATTCTTATAAGCACACAGATTGAAGTCAGTATCTGGGCTCTTGGGTGCACCTGTTGCAGTTATGACGTTTGTATCTTTGGAGAAAGCAGATCCCAACGGCTCACCATTGACCTCAAGTTTGACCTCCCATACAGAACCTGACTGCTGgataaatttacataaaaatccatcagcattttttttaattgccattttgaatttcgAGGCCGCATCATGGTCGACTTTTACCACTCCAGTCAGTGAGCAATGAATGCTATACCTTGGCTGGGAGAACATTTTGTCCAGAAAGCATATTTTTGAGAGTGAAACTTCAGCGGTGTTTCCGAAGTCAATGAATTCGACATCAGCCGTGACGCCGACGGGCGCGTTTCTCACAACTGCACGGTACCAACAGTTATCTTCAGGGTACTCTGCACTAACCAAGTCACCTTCACAGAGATCACCAGGGTTAACAGGTACATGCTTTGGCTGACCAGCATTCAACTTTTCCACCAGAGACCAAATTTCACTTTCATCCGTTACCAACTGGACAAAGAAGCTTAAAGGACTATTGCAATGTGAGATGAACGCTTCAGCTTCCAGACCTGGCTCGACTACTTTAACAGGGAGCTCGGCTTGTTTAAGGACGCCGGgtttggcattttcaaattcaCCAAGAGATTCTCTGTGAAAAACACTGTGCTTCAACTTTACTGGGGCGATTCTTTTCGTGCCCCCGTCAGGAGATTTTCCTGCGCTTTCTTCCGAGTCAGCACTTTTCTGAGATCTCCAGTGTTTTTCTGGAATCCACTGCGCTACTTTTCGTCTTTCAGCATATGACTGAAATTGACCCTTGACTTCAAGTCCTTTTACAGTAATTTGCTCGTTTCTCTCGGCTTCGATGTGAAATTTCTCTCTGATTATTGCATTTACTGGAGTTTTCCCATCATACAGCTCAACAATTAATTTACCAGATGGTTCTTTGGATACTACCAAGGCTTTGAGCTGGCGATCCGTCACAAAACTTTCAAACCAGCTATTCACTTCACTTGGAACCTTTTCGGGCACATCAGAAAGCCCACACTCAACTGCTTGCACAGGTATCGTCATAATTTCAGCAACTTCAAGTGGAACTGGTAGGACATCTGATTTCTCAACTTGCTGTGTGTCACCATAATCCACAAAGTGGACTACAACCGAAGGCTTTTTAGATTTAAGTTGTCCTCTGTACCACAGTCCATCAGTATATTTTGCAAAGCAAACATTTCCAAAGATTTTGGGACAGTTAATGCTCTGTAACTGACTGCATAATCGGTTGACTTTATCTGCAAGTGCATCAATCTGCACCAAGTTTCTTTGCGGATGACAAAAGAATTGGTTGACACTTTTCACACAGGTGATGCTTACAACTTCTTCGGACCCAGTTCTGATGCAGTGTGAAGAGTAGTAGTATGTATCTAGCCTTAAAGATGGCAGACCTACCTTTTTAGGTGCATGGTCAGCCAGACCTCTCTGGGCAAGAAGTCTGCAGATGCTTTGGAATGGACTCTCCAAATCCACTACATTAAACACCACATTCTGAGTGTCGCACATCAtggcatatacagtacatttcaacACCACACCCATCGAGGCTGCCTTGTCCACAAACTCTTGAAACTGCAACGTAGCATCCAGACTCCATACTAAAGTGGAATGAGAGACCGGAGAGTTCAAGTTATACAAGCAGCATCGGAAAGCTTGTCCTTTCAACTTAAGGAATTCTGGATCAATGCGGCGAAGGTCGTAAATGGGAACGCTCCTCGTTTCCCCATAATCGACAAAGAGTACGGTTACATTAGAAGCCTGGTGCTTTTGGACGACCAACGCTCGAGACCACATTCTATTTTTAGGGTGACGAGCAACACAGGCAGCTTCCAAAGGAGGCTGAAATTCAGAGTTTGCATAGTACCTCTGAAGATCTTGCATTAACAGTTTCAGGAATTTTGCATCATTAGCTTTCTGGCACCAAAAGTCATTCGGATTCTCGATGTAGGATACCGTAACGTCAAATGA
This genomic interval carries:
- the tdrd6 gene encoding tudor domain-containing 6 isoform X1, whose amino-acid sequence is MCSIPGLPSPGSNVTVFITRINVNRLCVLVEFWGNFVQDQKLAYQQMKKDIQYPKEVFREGEGKPGDLCLIRVYETWYRARIVSRNDAYYTVFLIDEGRTLQAHISLLAWGQTDFFSLPPEVELCILSNVLPLSVENRWSELALEYMKSFCGRTVTAYVLDFSIPQCAFLLDIPCLSRQMYEMGFAKKLSNDEFKDFVSRSLQSDAGSVEPSRTASVGCKPLEQTETQLCYMYPKLEAETIETVLVTEVKNPLRVFCQLKVFSQELKKLREQITQHYERTVGSHFARPENLGAPCASRGDDGKWYRSVLLQVMSTNSVVEVLHVDYGKKQFVQVEHVRPLAPEFIRMPVVTYICSLHGVIDRGDGWTVSQIDYLKSLLLNRTVIAKFEYQSLSEGVHYVTLYGHENKNLNKLFGSREKCLIDSRCLKDYTMHKIGTSRRCQASVKGETQGTQDLKGIFTESLLPNTDHVAVVQHVDSPSKFWIQTQKYAAEFDLLMDGLMEMCSDLTRASGLIIKPVAGRLCVAKAKDDVFYRAAICEVFETKAEVFFLDYGNKELVDCSNLRELPLSYQNLPALAVKCALYGVQPRSDEWDLNATLFFAKAVVDKVLDVHILAKSQDTHLVQVIDSMSDGEKDFSKLLCSAGFADMEPMDKPVITPYTKVVQTSDVFTTSAVSQSSNSPALTSAFTEYLIPVGSSFDVTVSYIENPNDFWCQKANDAKFLKLLMQDLQRYYANSEFQPPLEAACVARHPKNRMWSRALVVQKHQASNVTVLFVDYGETRSVPIYDLRRIDPEFLKLKGQAFRCCLYNLNSPVSHSTLVWSLDATLQFQEFVDKAASMGVVLKCTVYAMMCDTQNVVFNVVDLESPFQSICRLLAQRGLADHAPKKVGLPSLRLDTYYYSSHCIRTGSEEVVSITCVKSVNQFFCHPQRNLVQIDALADKVNRLCSQLQSINCPKIFGNVCFAKYTDGLWYRGQLKSKKPSVVVHFVDYGDTQQVEKSDVLPVPLEVAEIMTIPVQAVECGLSDVPEKVPSEVNSWFESFVTDRQLKALVVSKEPSGKLIVELYDGKTPVNAIIREKFHIEAERNEQITVKGLEVKGQFQSYAERRKVAQWIPEKHWRSQKSADSEESAGKSPDGGTKRIAPVKLKHSVFHRESLGEFENAKPGVLKQAELPVKVVEPGLEAEAFISHCNSPLSFFVQLVTDESEIWSLVEKLNAGQPKHVPVNPGDLCEGDLVSAEYPEDNCWYRAVVRNAPVGVTADVEFIDFGNTAEVSLSKICFLDKMFSQPRYSIHCSLTGVVKVDHDAASKFKMAIKKNADGFLCKFIQQSGSVWEVKLEVNGEPLGSAFSKDTNVITATGAPKSPDTDFNLCAYKNPEIWTGQVIAVYASVITGPQLFWCQHAETEKLQEISDIIQKIGSNLESGTLSIETLPIESGCIALFDEDRLWYRAKVTSAEKDTLSVLFVDYGNESKVKMCDIRPLPFEVSDLPPQAFACQLDGFDVLDGSWDDKAADQFYELINDQLLKVTVVKLASSCDVVTPHFVQLECDDLIINDAMKKCWTQNSKRTSFELATSATVCDSTTVPETSAPCVAEPIEGPKDPLFIATENLHSGTCISPPKLQVECDGLTEHVEQAGPAEMLDKRNVAVSERFSQDEDRYLTSADIEKPENYGRSVGVKDTNINVGIPPVHPVDVLRECLLDSTDVMSKGAFTGSVAYTDENQVETACPEGQSCDEVCEKVHGSVSEHDENKTGSDHEIIKSALGNVRRAAESGAVRSECVIWPREQALKISDDSTSAEKETTHEAVTCSASPDRSVIGGYEEMDEEPSAGMYLVSDEQTRDKELDSCLGHLVAESEKTAMEIESKLEQNVCSAMTVQVQTEETSPPAEEQREHVTKTCEQVDELMGFIPAMPLEKDQETEAEADLDTFSVTSQEKPQDKEHDSCLGDLVAESEQPVQDDVTPGPDSGLDAPQETSKMFVADISVEQSEPAMEMNPTLELAEDLCCAVKVQVQPVEDAEETSPPVEEQREHVTKTCEQVDELMGFIPAMPLEKDQETEAEADLDTFGVTSQEKALDVDLAADPDFPAVIGTLSCFAKNILTHDKWQNSTFLSRMHFFFLLFFRNLTFSDLALGFTDNIIDFVSETEQGSDITSDTIQGSMVETERLAADTASSVMCSADLQKPADEELRASTVAHLSVKIEDTSDDIIFVKEWQVSPAGASEPGSRE